One Amycolatopsis thermophila DNA segment encodes these proteins:
- a CDS encoding L-threonylcarbamoyladenylate synthase has translation MSAVYDCSRPETRAEGLAAAASAVRSGRLVVLPTDTVYGIGADAFDSSAVRALLRAKNRGPDLPVGVLVGSWSTIDGLVLGVPPQARALIEAFWPGDLSIVLPHAPSLQWDLGTTRGTVMLRMPLHPVALELLREVGPMAVSSANVYGQPPTSDAQEARHQLGESVSVYLDGGPSAEPVPSSIVDLTGDEPVLLRAGAVSAEAVSEVLGAPVKTPA, from the coding sequence ATGAGCGCGGTGTACGACTGCAGCCGTCCGGAAACGCGGGCGGAGGGGCTGGCCGCGGCGGCCAGTGCGGTGCGTTCGGGGCGGCTGGTCGTGCTGCCCACGGACACGGTGTACGGCATCGGCGCGGACGCCTTCGACTCCAGTGCCGTGCGCGCGCTGCTGCGGGCGAAGAACCGCGGCCCGGACCTGCCCGTCGGCGTCCTGGTCGGCTCCTGGTCCACAATAGATGGTCTGGTGCTCGGCGTCCCGCCGCAGGCGCGGGCCCTGATCGAGGCCTTCTGGCCGGGGGATCTGTCCATTGTGCTCCCGCACGCGCCGAGCCTGCAGTGGGACCTGGGCACCACCCGCGGCACCGTCATGCTGCGGATGCCGCTGCACCCGGTCGCGCTCGAACTGCTGCGCGAGGTCGGCCCGATGGCCGTGTCCAGCGCCAACGTCTACGGGCAGCCGCCCACCTCCGACGCGCAGGAGGCGCGGCACCAGCTGGGCGAGTCGGTCTCGGTGTACCTCGACGGCGGGCCCAGCGCCGAGCCGGTGCCGTCGTCGATCGTCGACCTGACCGGTGACGAGCCCGTGCTGCTGCGGGCCGGCGCGGTCAGCGCCGAAGCGGTGAGCGAGGTGCTCGGCGCACCGGTGAAGACCCCGGCCTGA
- the thrC gene encoding threonine synthase, with product MTAKAGWPGIIEAYADRVPVPAGAEVITLGEGNTPLMPAPHLSELTGSTVYLKVEGANPTGSFKDRGMTVAITHAKASGLQAVICASTGNTSASAAAYAARAGLTCAVLIPQGKIAMGKLAQAILHGARILQIDGNFDDCLELARKTAIDHPVTLVNSVNPVRLIGQKTAAWEICDVLGQAPDIHCLPVGNAGNITAYWAGYSEYAADGVVKSTPRMFGFQAAGAAPLVKGEPVAEPETIATAIRVGSPASWEGAVKAKNASGGLFEAVTDEKILAAYRLLAGKEGVFVEPASATSVAGLLATAADGRIPKGSTVVCTVTGHGLKDPATALEGNVEVEPLAVDSRAVATALELT from the coding sequence ATGACAGCGAAGGCCGGCTGGCCCGGGATCATCGAGGCGTACGCCGACCGGGTGCCGGTTCCGGCCGGGGCGGAGGTCATCACCCTCGGCGAGGGCAACACACCGCTCATGCCCGCGCCGCACCTGTCCGAGCTCACCGGCTCGACCGTCTACCTCAAGGTCGAGGGCGCCAACCCGACCGGGTCGTTCAAGGACCGCGGCATGACGGTCGCCATCACGCACGCCAAGGCCAGCGGCCTGCAGGCGGTCATCTGCGCCTCCACCGGCAACACCTCCGCCTCGGCCGCGGCCTACGCCGCCCGCGCGGGCCTGACCTGCGCCGTCCTCATCCCGCAGGGCAAGATCGCGATGGGCAAGCTGGCCCAGGCGATCCTGCACGGCGCGCGCATCCTGCAGATCGACGGCAACTTCGACGACTGCCTCGAGCTGGCCCGCAAGACCGCGATCGACCACCCGGTCACGCTGGTCAACTCGGTCAACCCGGTGCGCCTGATCGGCCAGAAGACCGCGGCGTGGGAGATCTGCGACGTCCTCGGCCAGGCGCCGGACATCCACTGCCTCCCGGTCGGCAACGCGGGCAACATCACCGCCTACTGGGCGGGCTACTCCGAGTACGCCGCCGACGGTGTGGTGAAGTCCACACCGCGCATGTTCGGCTTCCAGGCCGCCGGCGCCGCGCCGCTAGTCAAGGGCGAGCCGGTGGCCGAGCCGGAGACGATCGCCACCGCGATCCGCGTCGGCAGCCCGGCCTCCTGGGAGGGCGCGGTCAAGGCGAAGAACGCCTCCGGCGGCCTGTTCGAGGCGGTGACGGACGAGAAGATCCTCGCCGCGTACCGCCTGCTGGCCGGCAAGGAGGGCGTGTTCGTGGAGCCGGCGTCGGCGACCAGCGTGGCGGGCCTGCTCGCCACCGCGGCGGACGGCCGCATCCCGAAGGGCTCGACGGTGGTCTGCACCGTCACCGGTCACGGCCTCAAGGACCCGGCGACCGCGCTGGAGGGCAACGTCGAGGTCGAGCCGCTGGCCGTCGACTCGCGTGCGGTCGCCACCGCGCTGGAGCTCACGTGA
- the rho gene encoding transcription termination factor Rho → MSNTDLLSGDVATPTASAAEPGEQNGTAAPKRRSGGLSGMVIADLRELAAQLGIGDTKGMRKGDLIAAIRERQGKAPRKRAAADETLPLDGIAAKVEAPVQTKPAEKAPQAEAPADKPARADKAGKPAQADKPAQADKPVNGAEAPQQQGEDTPRREGGARRRRGANRAAGSPDARGGNDQQRGEQQREQRGGDQSQQGGGDQRKQNNQRDNNAGGGQPKQNSGGGQNSGGADDDEGGRRGRRFRDRRRRGNRGEGGTDTEIREDDVLLPVAGILDVLDNYAFVRTSGYLPGPNDVYVSLSLVRKHGLRRGDAITGVVKQPREGEQQRQKFNPLVRVDTVNGLDPDEAKRRPEFTKLTPLYPNERLRLETEPHKLTTRVIDLVMPVGKGQRALIVSPPKAGKTTIMQDIANAITTNNPECHLMVVLVDERPEEVTDMQRSVKGEVIASTFDRPPSDHTSVAELSIERAKRLVEMGMDVVVLLDSITRLGRAYNLAAPASGRILSGGVDSTALFPPKRFLGAARNIENGGSLTIFATAMVETGSTGDTVIFEEFKGTGNAELKLDRKIAERRVFPAVDVNPSGTRKEELLLSPDELAVTHKLHRVLHALDSQQAIDLLLSRLRKTKTNIEFLMQVSKTALASDDD, encoded by the coding sequence GTGAGCAACACCGATCTTTTGAGCGGTGACGTGGCGACACCGACCGCGTCGGCCGCTGAGCCAGGGGAGCAGAACGGTACGGCCGCGCCGAAGCGCCGCAGTGGTGGCCTGTCCGGCATGGTGATCGCCGACCTGCGGGAACTCGCCGCCCAGCTGGGCATCGGCGACACCAAGGGGATGCGCAAGGGCGACCTGATCGCCGCGATCCGCGAGCGCCAGGGCAAGGCCCCGCGCAAGCGCGCCGCGGCCGACGAGACCCTGCCCCTCGACGGCATCGCCGCGAAGGTGGAGGCTCCGGTGCAGACCAAGCCGGCCGAGAAGGCCCCGCAGGCCGAGGCCCCGGCCGACAAGCCCGCCCGGGCGGACAAGGCCGGGAAGCCGGCGCAGGCGGACAAGCCCGCGCAGGCCGACAAGCCCGTGAACGGTGCCGAGGCGCCCCAGCAGCAGGGTGAGGACACCCCGCGGCGCGAGGGCGGCGCGCGCCGTCGCCGCGGCGCCAACCGCGCCGCCGGCAGCCCGGACGCGCGTGGCGGCAACGACCAGCAGCGGGGCGAGCAGCAGCGCGAGCAGCGCGGTGGCGACCAGTCCCAGCAGGGCGGTGGCGACCAGCGCAAGCAGAACAACCAGCGCGACAACAACGCCGGTGGCGGCCAGCCCAAGCAGAACTCCGGTGGCGGCCAGAACTCCGGTGGCGCGGACGACGACGAGGGCGGCCGTCGCGGCCGCCGGTTCCGGGACCGCCGCCGCCGCGGCAACCGCGGTGAGGGCGGCACGGACACCGAGATCCGCGAGGACGACGTCCTGCTGCCGGTCGCCGGCATCCTCGACGTCCTGGACAACTACGCGTTCGTGCGCACCTCGGGTTACCTGCCCGGGCCCAACGACGTGTACGTGTCGCTGTCGCTGGTGCGCAAGCACGGCCTGCGCCGCGGTGACGCGATCACCGGTGTGGTCAAGCAGCCGCGCGAAGGCGAGCAGCAGCGCCAGAAGTTCAACCCGCTGGTGCGCGTCGACACCGTCAACGGCCTGGACCCGGACGAGGCCAAGCGCCGTCCCGAGTTCACCAAGCTGACCCCGCTCTACCCCAACGAGCGGCTCCGCCTGGAGACCGAACCGCACAAGCTGACCACCCGCGTGATCGACCTGGTCATGCCGGTCGGCAAGGGGCAGCGCGCCCTGATCGTGTCGCCGCCGAAGGCCGGTAAGACCACGATCATGCAGGACATCGCGAACGCGATCACCACGAACAACCCCGAGTGCCACCTGATGGTCGTCCTCGTCGACGAGCGTCCGGAAGAGGTCACCGACATGCAGCGGTCGGTGAAGGGTGAGGTCATCGCCTCGACCTTCGACCGCCCGCCGTCAGACCACACCTCGGTCGCCGAGCTGTCCATCGAGCGGGCCAAGCGCCTGGTCGAGATGGGCATGGACGTGGTGGTCCTGCTCGACTCGATCACCCGCCTCGGCCGCGCCTACAACCTGGCGGCCCCGGCGTCCGGCCGGATCCTGTCCGGTGGTGTCGACTCGACCGCGCTGTTCCCGCCGAAGCGCTTCCTGGGCGCGGCGCGCAACATCGAGAACGGCGGGTCGCTGACGATCTTCGCCACGGCGATGGTCGAGACCGGGTCGACCGGTGACACGGTGATCTTCGAGGAGTTCAAGGGCACCGGCAACGCGGAGCTCAAGCTCGACCGCAAGATCGCCGAGCGGCGCGTCTTCCCCGCGGTGGACGTCAACCCGTCCGGTACCCGCAAGGAGGAGCTGCTGCTCTCGCCGGACGAGCTGGCGGTCACGCACAAGCTGCACCGGGTCCTGCACGCGCTGGACTCGCAGCAGGCCATCGACCTGCTGCTGTCCCGCCTGCGCAAGACCAAGACCAACATCGAGTTCCTGATGCAGGTCTCCAAGACGGCGCTGGCGTCCGACGACGACTGA
- a CDS encoding alpha/beta fold hydrolase gives MTEHFAHVVRGSGPGLLLAHGAGGGIEANYGPILDDLARTHTVVGPDYPGSGATPRSDRPLDLDSLADSLVATAVSAGVDRFTILGYSLGTAVAVRAATRHPERVTGLVLTAGFAHPTNQMRLAVDVWRALLDQENQELLAKYLTFAATGGRFLNSLSPADLDAAVGGLVVPPGTPDQVDLVAAVDTRAELARIAVPALVIGTRQDVLVPAEVQRALADGIPGAEYVEIESGHLMQIEARDDWLAHIQKFLSRI, from the coding sequence ATGACCGAACATTTCGCGCACGTCGTCCGCGGTTCCGGGCCGGGTCTGCTGCTGGCCCACGGCGCGGGCGGCGGTATCGAGGCCAACTACGGGCCGATCCTGGACGACCTGGCCCGCACGCACACGGTGGTGGGGCCGGACTACCCCGGTTCCGGCGCGACGCCCCGCAGCGACCGGCCGCTGGACCTGGATTCGCTGGCCGATTCGCTGGTGGCGACGGCGGTCTCGGCCGGGGTGGACCGGTTCACGATCCTCGGGTACTCGCTGGGCACGGCGGTCGCGGTGCGGGCCGCCACCCGGCACCCCGAGCGCGTCACGGGGCTGGTGCTGACCGCGGGGTTCGCGCACCCGACCAACCAGATGCGGCTCGCGGTGGACGTGTGGCGCGCCCTGCTCGACCAGGAGAACCAGGAGCTGCTGGCGAAGTACCTGACGTTCGCGGCGACGGGTGGGCGGTTCCTGAACTCGCTCTCGCCCGCGGACCTGGACGCCGCGGTCGGCGGCCTGGTCGTTCCGCCGGGGACGCCGGATCAGGTGGACCTGGTGGCCGCGGTGGACACCCGCGCGGAGCTGGCGCGGATCGCGGTGCCGGCGCTGGTGATCGGGACCCGGCAGGACGTGCTCGTGCCGGCCGAGGTCCAGCGGGCGCTGGCGGACGGGATCCCGGGCGCCGAGTACGTGGAGATCGAGTCGGGGCACCTGATGCAGATCGAGGCCCGCGACGACTGGCTCGCCCACATCCAGAAGTTCCTCAGCCGCATCTGA
- a CDS encoding MerR family transcriptional regulator yields MRIGELSARTGVSQRLLRYYEEQRLLTAARDANGYRLYDENAVTTVRQIRALLAAGLSTCVIREVLPCARGEKPELDLCPSLVRTLREQLDALDERIDDLRQTRGALAAYVPTAG; encoded by the coding sequence ATGCGGATCGGCGAACTGTCCGCCCGGACCGGGGTGAGCCAGCGGTTGCTGCGGTACTACGAGGAGCAGCGGCTCCTCACGGCCGCCCGGGACGCCAACGGCTACCGCCTCTACGACGAGAACGCGGTGACGACGGTCCGGCAGATCCGCGCCCTCCTGGCGGCGGGGCTGTCGACGTGCGTCATCCGCGAGGTCCTGCCGTGCGCGCGGGGCGAGAAGCCGGAGCTGGACCTGTGCCCGTCGCTGGTGCGCACGCTGCGTGAGCAACTCGACGCACTGGACGAGCGCATCGACGATCTCCGGCAGACGCGCGGTGCGCTCGCGGCATATGTCCCCACGGCCGGATGA
- the prfA gene encoding peptide chain release factor 1 produces the protein MDSSSLHGLLDEYTELEKQLADPAVHADQSRARKLGRRYAELSPIVKVINELDQARDDLGTARELADEDAAFAAEAEEIAERIPQLESRLTELLLPRDPYDGSDVLMEIKSGEGGEESALFAGDLLRMYLRYAERHGWKAEVLDAVHSDLGGYKDVTVAVKSKGTATSPADGVWARLKFEGGVHRVQRVPATESQGRIHTSAAGVLIYPEPEEVEVEIDPNDLRIDVFRSSGPGGQSVNTTDSAVRVTHLPTGIVVSCQNEKSQIQNRARAIQVLQARLQALAEEEAAAKAADARKSQVRTVDRSERVRTYNFPENRISDHRVNYKAYNLDQVLDGDLDAVLDALATADREERLASAGQ, from the coding sequence GTGGATTCGTCTTCGCTGCACGGGCTGCTCGACGAGTACACCGAGCTGGAGAAGCAGCTGGCGGACCCGGCCGTGCACGCCGACCAGTCCCGCGCGCGCAAGCTCGGGCGCCGCTACGCCGAGCTGAGCCCGATCGTCAAGGTGATCAACGAGCTCGACCAGGCGCGCGACGACCTGGGGACGGCCCGCGAGCTGGCCGACGAGGACGCGGCGTTCGCCGCGGAGGCCGAGGAGATCGCCGAGCGCATCCCGCAGCTGGAGTCCCGGCTGACAGAGCTGCTGCTGCCGCGCGACCCCTACGACGGCTCGGACGTCCTGATGGAGATCAAGTCCGGCGAGGGCGGCGAGGAGTCGGCGCTGTTCGCCGGCGACCTGCTGCGCATGTACCTGCGCTACGCCGAGCGGCACGGGTGGAAGGCCGAGGTGCTCGACGCGGTGCACTCCGACCTGGGCGGCTACAAGGACGTCACGGTCGCGGTCAAGAGCAAGGGAACCGCGACTTCACCCGCCGACGGCGTGTGGGCGCGGCTGAAGTTCGAGGGCGGCGTGCACCGGGTGCAGCGCGTGCCGGCGACCGAGTCGCAGGGCCGGATCCACACCTCCGCCGCGGGTGTCCTGATCTACCCGGAGCCGGAAGAGGTCGAGGTCGAGATCGACCCGAACGACCTGCGCATCGACGTGTTCCGTTCGTCCGGTCCGGGTGGGCAGAGCGTCAACACGACGGACTCGGCGGTGCGCGTGACGCACCTGCCGACCGGGATCGTCGTGTCGTGCCAGAACGAGAAGTCGCAGATCCAGAACCGCGCCCGCGCGATCCAGGTGCTGCAGGCCCGGTTGCAGGCCCTGGCCGAGGAGGAGGCCGCCGCCAAGGCGGCGGACGCGCGGAAGTCGCAGGTCCGGACGGTGGACCGCTCGGAGCGGGTGCGCACCTACAACTTCCCGGAGAACCGCATTTCCGACCACCGCGTGAACTACAAGGCGTACAACCTGGACCAGGTCCTCGACGGCGACCTCGACGCCGTGCTGGACGCCCTGGCCACCGCCGACCGCGAAGAGCGCCTGGCCTCCGCGGGGCAGTGA
- a CDS encoding methyltransferase domain-containing protein, whose product MPDHRNRSFSDLVAEGVAVPTGGWDFSWFEGRATEARPSWRYAESLAGRLSDAQAVLDVQTGGGEVLGFALERAARVPALFAATEGWPPNVAAATEALRTHGVVVVAAPEDAPLPFADGAFELVSSRHPVRPHWAEITRVLRPGGTYFAQHVGPASVFELVEYFLGPQPDEVRNARHPDRERADARAAGLEIVDLRAERLRMEFGDIAAVVHFLRKVIWMVPGFTVEAYEPQLRTLHERIATEGPFLAHSSRHLIEARKPG is encoded by the coding sequence ATGCCAGACCACCGGAACCGGTCCTTCTCCGACCTCGTGGCCGAAGGGGTCGCCGTCCCCACCGGGGGCTGGGACTTCTCGTGGTTCGAAGGGCGGGCCACCGAGGCGCGGCCGTCCTGGCGGTACGCCGAGTCGCTGGCCGGCCGGCTGTCCGACGCACAGGCCGTGCTCGACGTGCAGACAGGCGGCGGCGAAGTCCTCGGCTTCGCGCTGGAGCGGGCCGCGCGCGTGCCGGCGCTCTTCGCGGCCACCGAGGGCTGGCCGCCGAACGTGGCGGCGGCCACCGAGGCGCTGCGGACGCACGGTGTCGTGGTCGTCGCCGCGCCCGAGGACGCGCCGCTGCCGTTCGCGGACGGCGCCTTCGAGCTGGTCAGCAGCCGGCACCCGGTCCGCCCGCACTGGGCGGAGATCACCCGCGTCCTGCGGCCGGGCGGCACGTACTTCGCCCAGCACGTCGGGCCCGCCAGCGTCTTCGAGCTGGTCGAGTACTTCCTCGGCCCGCAGCCGGACGAGGTGCGCAACGCCCGGCACCCCGACCGCGAGCGGGCGGACGCGCGGGCGGCGGGTCTGGAGATCGTGGACCTGCGCGCCGAGCGGCTGCGGATGGAGTTCGGCGACATCGCGGCCGTCGTCCACTTCCTGCGCAAGGTGATCTGGATGGTCCCCGGCTTCACCGTCGAGGCGTACGAGCCGCAGCTGCGCACGCTGCACGAGCGGATCGCCACCGAGGGGCCCTTCCTGGCGCACAGCAGCCGTCACCTCATCGAGGCGCGCAAGCCGGGCTGA
- the rpmE gene encoding 50S ribosomal protein L31: MKSGIHPEYVPTTVTCGCGNTFTTRSTKTSGAITVEICSNCHPFYTGKQKIMDTGGRVARFEARYGKRAKKADAK; encoded by the coding sequence ATGAAGAGCGGTATCCACCCCGAGTACGTGCCTACCACGGTCACCTGTGGTTGCGGCAACACCTTCACGACCCGCAGCACCAAGACCAGCGGTGCGATCACGGTCGAAATCTGCTCGAACTGCCACCCCTTCTACACCGGCAAGCAGAAGATCATGGACACCGGTGGCCGGGTGGCGCGCTTCGAGGCGCGCTACGGCAAGCGGGCCAAGAAGGCCGACGCCAAGTAG
- the prmC gene encoding peptide chain release factor N(5)-glutamine methyltransferase, protein MKRQPLRLAILEAMRILEDAGVSSPRADAELIAAHVLGVDRGRLPLVPLVDPPVVEAIGKLVAQRAKRVPLQHLTGWAGFAGITLDVGPGVFIPRPETELLVEWGLRHIHGREYPVVVDLCTGSGALALAIAHERPDAVVYAVDIDPNALAWARHNADKQAAAGDTPIRLYSGDVGDNTIFAELDGLVDLVVCNPPYVPPGGDLPPEVVDFDPPQAVFAPDGGLAVVRQAVATACRLLKRGGGVAIEHDDTHGSAAPALVASRKVLTDVRDHHDLAGRPRFVTALRG, encoded by the coding sequence GTGAAGCGGCAACCGTTGCGTCTGGCGATCCTCGAGGCGATGCGCATCCTGGAGGACGCGGGGGTGTCGTCACCGCGTGCCGACGCCGAACTCATCGCCGCGCACGTCCTCGGTGTCGACCGCGGCCGCCTGCCGCTGGTGCCGCTCGTCGACCCGCCGGTGGTGGAGGCGATCGGCAAGCTGGTGGCGCAGCGGGCCAAGCGGGTGCCGCTGCAGCACCTGACCGGGTGGGCCGGGTTCGCCGGGATCACCCTGGACGTCGGGCCCGGCGTGTTCATCCCGCGGCCGGAGACGGAGCTCCTCGTGGAGTGGGGGCTGCGGCACATCCACGGCCGCGAGTACCCGGTGGTGGTCGACCTGTGCACCGGGTCCGGGGCGCTGGCGCTGGCGATCGCGCACGAGCGCCCCGACGCGGTCGTCTACGCCGTCGACATCGACCCGAACGCGCTGGCGTGGGCGCGGCACAACGCCGACAAGCAGGCCGCGGCGGGGGACACGCCGATCCGGCTGTACTCCGGGGACGTCGGGGACAACACGATCTTCGCCGAGCTGGACGGCCTGGTGGACCTGGTGGTGTGCAACCCGCCGTACGTCCCGCCGGGCGGCGACCTGCCGCCCGAGGTGGTCGACTTCGACCCGCCGCAGGCGGTGTTCGCCCCGGACGGCGGGCTGGCCGTGGTCCGGCAGGCCGTGGCGACCGCCTGCAGGCTGCTCAAGCGCGGCGGCGGGGTGGCCATCGAACACGACGACACGCACGGCTCAGCGGCGCCGGCGCTGGTCGCGTCCCGCAAGGTCCTCACGGACGTCCGGGACCACCACGACCTCGCCGGGCGCCCCCGGTTCGTCACCGCCCTGCGCGGCTGA
- a CDS encoding CHAP domain-containing protein, which yields MSRSITSVTVAALAAAALTVVPLTSQAATLADTPSSDVSILAAGDGTPSGAVAWFQARIGSTAYQGYCEKAVENAYGTTGVWASANAHWNGAGPKHAGDRNPPLGAFVYWNIASPYGHVGISDGAGGFYATSVGGKIGHVTKAMGGYGYYGNYRGWTSAAVPRQ from the coding sequence ATGTCCCGCAGCATCACATCCGTCACCGTCGCCGCCCTCGCGGCCGCCGCGCTCACGGTGGTCCCGCTCACCAGCCAGGCCGCGACGCTCGCCGACACCCCGAGCAGCGACGTTTCCATCCTCGCCGCCGGTGACGGCACCCCGTCCGGCGCGGTCGCGTGGTTCCAGGCCCGCATCGGCAGCACCGCCTACCAGGGCTACTGCGAGAAGGCCGTGGAGAACGCCTACGGCACCACCGGCGTGTGGGCTTCGGCCAACGCGCACTGGAACGGGGCCGGCCCCAAACACGCCGGTGACCGGAACCCGCCGCTGGGCGCCTTCGTGTACTGGAACATCGCCTCGCCGTACGGGCACGTCGGCATCTCCGACGGCGCGGGCGGCTTCTACGCGACCAGCGTGGGCGGCAAGATCGGCCACGTGACCAAGGCGATGGGCGGGTACGGCTACTACGGCAACTACCGCGGCTGGACCTCGGCCGCCGTGCCCCGGCAGTAG
- the thrB gene encoding homoserine kinase translates to MTALKVTVPASSANLGPGFDALGLALALHDVVEVQVTDAGLKVEVFDAGAGGVEDVPTDETHLVVRALRRACGHLGVTPPGLHLRCFNKIPHARGLGSSAAAVVSGIAAGYALAGRPLDGDAVQLAAEFEGHADNAAASLLGGFVLAWCDNGVFHAERLTPHPSIRPVVAVPSVKSSTEATRGLLPAEVPHADAAFAAGRAALAVHAVTSDPSLLLPATEDRLHQHYRAPAYPETGRLVHDLREAGVAATVSGAGPTVLALTIDGIIPPAVDVAGFEVIELPVDQTGVQVTSR, encoded by the coding sequence GTGACCGCTCTGAAGGTGACCGTTCCGGCGTCGAGCGCGAACCTCGGCCCGGGCTTCGACGCCCTCGGGCTGGCGCTCGCGCTGCACGACGTCGTCGAGGTGCAGGTCACCGACGCCGGCCTCAAGGTCGAGGTGTTCGACGCCGGCGCGGGCGGGGTCGAGGACGTGCCGACCGACGAGACGCACCTGGTGGTGCGTGCGCTGCGGCGTGCGTGCGGTCACCTCGGCGTGACGCCGCCGGGGCTGCATCTGCGGTGTTTCAACAAGATCCCGCACGCGCGCGGGCTCGGCTCGTCCGCCGCGGCGGTGGTGTCCGGGATCGCCGCCGGGTACGCGCTCGCGGGCAGGCCGCTCGACGGCGACGCGGTGCAGCTGGCCGCGGAGTTCGAGGGCCACGCGGACAACGCGGCCGCCAGCCTGCTGGGTGGTTTCGTTCTGGCCTGGTGCGACAACGGCGTCTTCCACGCGGAACGGCTGACGCCGCACCCGTCGATCCGGCCGGTCGTGGCGGTCCCGTCGGTGAAGTCGTCGACCGAGGCGACGCGGGGTCTGCTGCCCGCCGAGGTCCCGCACGCCGACGCCGCGTTCGCCGCGGGCCGCGCGGCGCTCGCGGTGCACGCCGTGACCAGCGACCCGTCGCTGCTGCTGCCGGCCACCGAGGACCGCCTGCACCAGCACTACCGCGCCCCCGCCTACCCGGAGACCGGCCGCCTGGTGCATGACCTGCGCGAGGCGGGCGTCGCGGCGACCGTGTCCGGCGCCGGGCCGACCGTGCTGGCCCTGACGATCGACGGAATAATCCCACCCGCGGTCGACGTTGCAGGATTTGAAGTCATCGAGCTGCCGGTCGACCAGACCGGGGTTCAGGTCACGAGCCGGTAG
- a CDS encoding glycosyltransferase family 4 protein, which yields MTPVTTAGLPIREYILVGLIAATLTFLLTGVIRRLAIRVGAIANPRARDVHVIPIPRMGGVGMYLGVVGGMAMAHQLPVLRRAFDFSLDPVGVLIGGGVIVLIGALDDRFEIDAWTKLAGQVMCAGILVIFGVQWNVFWVPWGGNGDALGSVVTLDNNQGGLLMVLLVVVLVNALNFVDGLDGLAAGLGFIAAAATCAFSLGLLNSQGGDVGVYPPALIAATLAGACLGFLPHNFQPAKIFMGDSGSMMIGLMLAGATTSASGKINYTRFGGSDALALLSPLLVVVAVLFLPVLDLLMAVIRRTRRGESPFAADKMHLHHRLLEIGHSQRRAVLLIYLWAGLLGFGAVSVTLFDTTAVLWIVGAGIVLAAIVSVIPRLKSRNQGVS from the coding sequence ATGACCCCCGTCACCACCGCCGGCCTCCCGATCCGGGAGTACATCCTGGTCGGCCTGATCGCGGCGACCCTGACGTTCCTGCTCACCGGCGTCATCCGGCGACTGGCGATCCGCGTCGGCGCGATCGCCAACCCGCGCGCCCGCGACGTGCACGTCATCCCGATCCCGCGCATGGGCGGTGTCGGCATGTACCTGGGTGTGGTCGGCGGCATGGCGATGGCCCACCAGCTGCCGGTGCTGCGCCGCGCGTTCGACTTCTCGCTCGACCCGGTCGGTGTGCTGATCGGCGGCGGTGTGATCGTGCTGATCGGCGCACTGGACGACCGGTTCGAGATCGACGCCTGGACCAAGCTCGCCGGGCAGGTCATGTGCGCGGGCATCCTGGTGATCTTCGGTGTGCAGTGGAACGTGTTCTGGGTGCCCTGGGGCGGCAACGGCGACGCGCTCGGCTCGGTGGTCACCCTGGACAACAACCAGGGCGGCCTGCTGATGGTGTTGCTGGTCGTAGTGCTGGTCAACGCCCTGAACTTCGTCGACGGGCTGGACGGCCTGGCCGCCGGACTCGGCTTCATCGCCGCGGCCGCGACCTGCGCGTTCTCGCTCGGCCTGCTCAACTCGCAGGGCGGCGACGTCGGCGTCTACCCACCCGCGCTGATCGCGGCCACCCTGGCCGGGGCCTGCCTGGGCTTCCTGCCGCACAACTTCCAGCCCGCGAAGATCTTCATGGGCGACTCGGGTTCGATGATGATCGGGCTGATGCTCGCCGGTGCCACCACCTCGGCCTCCGGCAAGATCAACTACACCCGCTTCGGCGGCTCCGACGCGCTGGCGCTGCTGTCGCCGCTGCTGGTCGTCGTCGCGGTCCTGTTCCTGCCCGTGCTGGACCTGCTGATGGCGGTCATCCGGCGCACCCGGCGCGGCGAGAGCCCGTTCGCCGCCGACAAGATGCACCTGCACCACCGCCTGCTGGAGATCGGGCACTCCCAGCGCCGCGCCGTCCTGCTGATCTACCTGTGGGCGGGGCTGCTCGGGTTCGGCGCGGTCTCGGTGACGCTGTTCGACACGACGGCTGTACTCTGGATTGTCGGCGCGGGCATCGTGCTCGCCGCGATCGTGTCCGTCATTCCGCGCCTGAAGTCGCGGAACCAGGGAGTGTCATGA